The following proteins are encoded in a genomic region of Montipora foliosa isolate CH-2021 chromosome 8, ASM3666993v2, whole genome shotgun sequence:
- the LOC138013010 gene encoding TWiK family of potassium channels protein 18-like yields MKCKTILWRLVWFSIYVLIGAVIFMHLENNDDLAGIASENSLTDQLMRALNISRENITAVIKDYCQGFCACREKKKSWSFLNSIDFVLQLLTTIGYGNFTPVTPFGQLFAIAYAIPGIPLTVVALRSVGKLLNFGLRATHRPLHNKFHGPQCKEEDCDFLEKGSVCCSIGGFILMWMIVSSISFSLDSDQNRSFVTIIYSIFITYSTVGFGDFIPFESSRYVFIITLLPGLALVSSFIDSVVACIEKRNELHGHLLSCKWRMSLRKNRKTTNGGQDTQMKGASDKTLSQDNTTVSMETPPSDERVAQS; encoded by the exons ATGAAGTGCAAAACAATTCTTTGGCGACTTGTTTGGTTTTCCATTTATGTTCTAATAGGGGCAGTTATTTTCATGCATCTTGAAAACAATGATGATCTGGCTGGAATAGCATCGGAAAACTCTTTGACCGATCAGTTGATGAGAGCGTTAAACATCTCTCGAGAGAACATTACTGCTGTGATAAAAGATTACTGCCAAGGATTTTGCGCGTGcagagaaaagaaaaagtcGTGGAGTTTTCTGAACTCAATTGACTTTGTTCTACAGCTTCTTACAACAATAG GATATGGCAACTTCACACCAGTCACTCCTTTCGGTCAGTTGTTTGCAATTGCCTACGCAATACCAGGGATTCCATTGACAGTAGTAGCGCTGCGGTCAGTAGGGAAATTACTGAACTTTGGCCTCCGAGCAACACATCGGCCATTGCACAACAAATTTCACGGCCCACAGTGCAAGGAGGAAGACTGCGATTTTCTCGAAAAGGGAAGTGTATGCTGCAGTATCGGTGGTTTTATTTTAATGTGGATGATTGTATCCTCAATTAGCTTTTCATTGGATTCAGATCAGAATCGATCATTTGTTACCATCATCTATTCCATTTTTATAACTTATTCTACTGTTGGGTTTGGCGATTTTATTCCCTTTGAAAGTTCAAGATATGTTTTCATAATAACTCTTCTCCCTGGCCTGGCATTGGTGTCAAGTTTCATCGATTCCGTTGTCGCTTGCATCGAGAAAAGGAATGAATTACATGGGCATCTCTTAAGCTGCAAATGGCGCATGTCGTTGagaaaaaacaggaaaacaacaaatggAGGACAAGATACTCAGATGAAAGGTGCCAGTGATAAAACGTTATCACAGGACAACACCACTGTTTCCATGGAGACGCCACCGAGTGACGAACGCGTCGCCCAAAGTTAA
- the LOC137967582 gene encoding UPF0538 protein C2orf76 homolog isoform X2, with the protein MVDVSRDTATVTVRLIRSFEYRSIKYVVFKSVPLHQTVEQFIETVLADVKKRPGVPPPFRNFAYDTMKIQHKAHGAKTSDPVINTEDDEKLMLKPNCTLSDNGIGEQRN; encoded by the exons ATGGTTGACGTAAGTCGTGACACAGCAACCGTAACAGTTCGCCTGATTCGATCTTTTGAGTACAGAAGTATTAAATATGTCGTATTTAAGAGTGTTCCACTGCATCAAACAGTCGAGCAGTTTATCGAGACAGTTCTTGCAG ATGTGAAAAAGAGACCAGGTGTCCCTCCTCCATTCAGAAACTTCGCGTATG ATACAAtgaaaattcaacacaaagcACATGGAGCCAAG ACAAGTGACCCAGTAATCAATACAGAAGATGATGAAAAACTAATGTTAAAACCAAATTGTACATTGAGTGACAATGGCATTGGTGA acaACGAAACTGA
- the LOC137967581 gene encoding ectonucleotide pyrophosphatase/phosphodiesterase family member 5-like yields the protein MYFTLHKMHSTTAYTLCSFLFSLIPASRGIKEPQTVILVSMDGMPWNLIGGTFAETPNLDNVAKNGVKAKYLRTVVPSKTWPTHQSFLTGLYPESHGIVSNRFWDPVYEETFILEYDCTTFDPKFYNDSEPIWLTLQRSKTNKGRSGVYFWPGFGGYSEKPSFYRKPVCKLNCSAVDPKKLSNLRNTTRSSYPPYDHCYPDFFNDNESYPRRVDRVISWLKSKDPPRFVALYIDAPDWKGHSDGALSKAYKDSIEKVDKDAVGYLLDQLEREKFIDKVNLIFVSDHSMVNISSDRVVLLDKYIDPSTYRLIESGPIGQIWPNEGKLDEIYTNLTMPKSHKHLQVYKKAEIPQEYHWKHNRRIPPIFVEPDVGWTVTTSNATVPPGEWVRGTHGWPPQKAKTYSILFAQGPAFKVGYEIEPFSILDLYPMMCDLLGIEPRPHNGTMKIVQKMYKDDRSARAGQQSLIAWSPRLLVVAISVFVSMAL from the coding sequence atgtactttacCCTGCACAAGATGCACAGCACTACCGCGTATACCTTATGTTCGTTCTTATTCTCGCTTATTCCCGCTTCCAGAGGAATTAAGGAGCCACAGACCGTGATTCTTGTATCTATGGATGGAATGCCATGGAACTTGATCGGCGGTACTTTTGCAGAAACTCCAAACCTCGACAACGTCGCGAAAAACGGAGTAAAGGCAAAGTATTTGAGGACTGTTGTTCCAAGCAAAACGTGGCCTACTCATCAATCCTTTTTGACTGGCCTGTACCCTGAAAGCCACGGAATTGTTTCCAATCGCTTTTGGGATCCGGTTTATGAAGAGACGTTCATCCTCGAGTACGACTGCACAACGTTCGATCCTAAATTCTACAACGATTCGGAACCAATATGGCTTACCTTGCAACgctcaaaaacaaacaaaggtcGCAGTGGGGTGTACTTTTGGCCCGGCTTCGGTGGCTACAGCGAAAAGCCTAGCTTTTACCGCAAACCAGTTTGCAAACTGAATTGCAGCGCTGTAGACCCGAAAAAGCTGTCAAACTTGCGAAACACGACACGAAGTTCATACCCACCTTATGATCACTGCTACCCCGACTTTTTCAACGATAACGAATCGTATCCCCGCCGCGTAGACAGGGTCATCAGCTGGCTCAAGTCTAAAGATCCTCCACGTTTTGTAGCTCTGTATATTGATGCTCCTGATTGGAAGGGACACTCCGATGGCGCTCTTTCAAAAGCTTACAAGGATTCTATTGAAAAAGTCGATAAAGATGCTGTGGGATATCTTTTGGATCAACTTGAAAGGGAGAAATTCATTGATAAAGTGAACTTGATTTTTGTGAGCGATCACAGCATGGTGAACATCTCCTCCGATCGAGTTGTTCTCTTAGACAAGTACATTGACCCCTCTACATACCGACTCATCGAAAGTGGGCCTATAGGACAGATATGGCCAAATGAGGGAAAGTTAGACGAGATATACACGAACTTGACCATGCCGAAATCACATAAGCACCTACAAGTTTACAAGAAAGCGGAGATACCACAAGAGTATCACTGGAAACACAACAGAAGAATTCCGCCCATCTTTGTCGAACCAGATGTTGGGTGGACTGTGACCACGTCAAATGCCACAGTTCCTCCAGGAGAATGGGTTCGAGGAACTCATGGTTGGCCTCCTCAGAAGGCAAAAACGTATTCCATCTTATTCGCCCAAGGCCCCGCCTTCAAAGTCGGCTACGAGATAGAACCGTTTTCCATTCTTGATCTTTATCCAATGATGTGCGATCTTCTAGGAATAGAGCCACGTCCACACAACGGCACCATGAAAATCGTTCAGAAAATGTATAAAGACGACCGAAGCGCGAGAGCTGGTCAGCAGAGCCTCATTGCATGGTCACCACGCCTTCTCGTTGTAGCGATTTCTGTATTTGTTTCGATGGCTCTGTAA
- the LOC137967582 gene encoding UPF0538 protein C2orf76 homolog isoform X1, with amino-acid sequence MVDVSRDTATVTVRLIRSFEYRSIKYVVFKSVPLHQTVEQFIETVLADVKKRPGVPPPFRNFAYDTMKIQHKAHGAKTSDPVINTEDDEKLMLKPNCTLSDNGIDNETEISFFKLEDYKKYQANPVLKW; translated from the exons ATGGTTGACGTAAGTCGTGACACAGCAACCGTAACAGTTCGCCTGATTCGATCTTTTGAGTACAGAAGTATTAAATATGTCGTATTTAAGAGTGTTCCACTGCATCAAACAGTCGAGCAGTTTATCGAGACAGTTCTTGCAG ATGTGAAAAAGAGACCAGGTGTCCCTCCTCCATTCAGAAACTTCGCGTATG ATACAAtgaaaattcaacacaaagcACATGGAGCCAAG ACAAGTGACCCAGTAATCAATACAGAAGATGATGAAAAACTAATGTTAAAACCAAATTGTACATTGAGTGACAATGGCATTG acaACGAAACTGAGATATCCTTTTTCAAGCTTGAGGATTACAAGAAATACCAAGCAAATCCAGTCCTAAAGTGGTAG